From the genome of Hathewaya histolytica, one region includes:
- a CDS encoding helix-turn-helix domain-containing protein, whose amino-acid sequence MAIVINLDVMMAKRKVSLQDLAERVGITNANLSILKNNKAKAIRFSTLEAICRELNCQPGDILEYIEQK is encoded by the coding sequence ATGGCAATAGTAATTAATTTAGATGTTATGATGGCTAAAAGAAAAGTTTCCCTACAAGATTTAGCAGAAAGAGTAGGTATAACTAATGCTAATCTATCCATATTAAAGAACAACAAAGCAAAGGCAATTAGATTTTCAACCTTAGAAGCTATTTGTAGGGAATTGAATTGTCAACCTGGTGATATTTTAGAATATATAGAACAAAAATAA
- a CDS encoding DUF4153 domain-containing protein — MKEMLSKEEIKSNLKILFTAIFIGFLVYNFIFYYMGLSYPILIAALIIGFLVTNGIKNKNPMGFFLIAVSIILSLTYAIYTNPIFRFLNRIIIPLSLTSSFLLLTYKDIRFEFKVIYRSIIKKVFIESLYNIKIIRVLIKSLTKQINTKEDTINYRDILLGLLISIPLIFMLVLILGKADKVFEYYIENLSSSINNEVFGKILLRTFLSILASIFIFGLYNSFSINNIKVQEDIKYSFKFNSLVVITTLSIVTFIYISFTKIQISYLYGSKSLPNGFNYSEYARSGFFQLVFLVFVNVVSIILIKNNTKSKGKLQKKILLTLYSLITVLTFNMVFSALYKMRLYIVAFGFTRLRILVIVFTVFLGIILVLVLFFIFKDINLFKSIIILGAVMYIVINFTNIDNFITRENINIAKNSTEIDNTYLTSLSFDSYMTMKNALKKGEISMEQYHNWVYNNKIEINYWHEYNYFNSKGNSIK; from the coding sequence ATGAAAGAAATGCTTTCAAAAGAAGAAATAAAATCTAACCTAAAAATTCTTTTTACAGCAATTTTTATAGGTTTCTTAGTTTATAATTTTATATTTTATTACATGGGGTTATCTTATCCTATATTAATAGCTGCTCTAATTATTGGATTTTTAGTAACTAACGGAATAAAAAATAAAAATCCTATGGGATTTTTTCTTATTGCAGTAAGCATTATTTTATCTTTAACTTATGCTATATATACAAATCCTATATTTAGATTTTTGAATAGAATTATAATACCCCTTTCCTTAACTTCTTCGTTTTTACTTTTAACTTATAAAGATATAAGGTTCGAATTTAAAGTTATCTATAGGAGTATTATAAAAAAGGTTTTTATAGAATCTTTATATAATATAAAAATTATTAGAGTATTAATTAAAAGCTTAACTAAGCAAATAAACACTAAAGAAGATACTATAAACTATAGGGATATATTACTAGGACTTTTAATATCTATTCCTCTTATTTTTATGCTCGTTTTAATACTGGGAAAGGCAGATAAAGTTTTTGAGTATTATATAGAAAATTTAAGCTCTAGCATAAATAATGAAGTTTTCGGTAAAATTCTCTTAAGAACATTTTTATCTATTTTAGCCTCAATATTTATATTTGGATTATACAATTCCTTTTCTATAAATAATATAAAAGTGCAAGAAGACATTAAATACAGTTTTAAATTTAATAGTTTAGTTGTAATAACTACTCTCTCTATAGTTACCTTTATATATATAAGTTTTACCAAAATTCAAATATCGTACTTATATGGTTCTAAAAGCCTTCCTAATGGATTTAATTATTCAGAATATGCAAGAAGTGGTTTTTTTCAATTAGTATTTTTAGTCTTTGTAAATGTAGTATCCATAATATTAATTAAAAATAATACAAAATCTAAAGGGAAGTTACAAAAGAAAATACTTTTAACTTTATACTCCCTAATTACAGTTCTAACTTTTAATATGGTGTTTTCAGCTTTATATAAGATGAGACTTTATATTGTTGCTTTTGGATTTACAAGGCTTAGAATTTTGGTTATTGTCTTTACTGTTTTTTTAGGTATAATCCTAGTACTTGTTTTATTCTTTATATTTAAAGACATAAACCTCTTTAAATCAATTATAATTTTGGGAGCTGTAATGTATATTGTCATTAATTTTACTAATATAGATAATTTCATAACAAGAGAAAATATAAATATAGCTAAAAATTCTACAGAAATCGATAATACCTATTTAACTTCACTTTCTTTTGATAGTTACATGACCATGAAAAATGCGCTTAAAAAAGGAGAGATTTCAATGGAACAATATCATAATTGGGTTTATAACAATAAAATAGAAATAAATTATTGGCATGAATATAACTATTTTAATTCTAAGGGGAATTCTATTAAATAA
- a CDS encoding DUF2975 domain-containing protein, which translates to MKFYESKALSRTLGIILNIILVFGIVMTAIVYYNTFFINSKSLDGTWKPLMAIILTLGIVCIFLIVFELKKITCTLVKGNPFLWENVNSLNKISKYCFVISGCYFLNFIFNIGKGTYKFIYIDTKGIHTDTELIIFLLAGIFIAILSKIFKEAVKFKEENDYTI; encoded by the coding sequence ATGAAGTTCTATGAAAGTAAGGCTTTATCAAGAACTTTAGGGATTATTTTAAACATAATATTAGTATTTGGTATAGTTATGACTGCAATAGTATATTATAATACTTTTTTTATTAATAGTAAGAGTTTAGATGGAACTTGGAAGCCTTTAATGGCTATTATATTAACTCTTGGTATAGTATGTATATTTCTAATAGTATTTGAACTAAAAAAAATAACTTGTACTTTAGTTAAAGGTAATCCTTTCTTGTGGGAAAATGTAAATTCTTTAAATAAGATTTCTAAATATTGTTTTGTGATATCTGGATGTTACTTTCTTAATTTTATTTTTAATATAGGAAAGGGTACTTATAAATTTATATATATAGATACTAAAGGTATACATACAGATACAGAACTTATAATATTTTTATTAGCAGGAATTTTTATAGCTATATTATCTAAAATTTTTAAAGAAGCTGTTAAATTTAAAGAGGAAAATGATTATACAATATAG